The following proteins come from a genomic window of Actinopolyspora saharensis:
- a CDS encoding SDR family oxidoreductase, whose product MGRTLLITGANGSVSSALLNHLADSDFEIRALVRDPARADTAREHGAQVCVGDLDDARSLPEAFDGVDDLWLLTPNGPRSSENSMNAVWAARQAGVQRVVRLSAIGAANDAPTRSGRLHALSDHELQGSGMTWTILRPHWFMQNLFNEAGDIAANGTFSLNAGHGRLGMIDVRDIAAFAARVLTDPAGQHHGKIYTPTGPESLSFTEVAERFGAVLGRTVEYAAHDDEAERATLLSYGVPPWIADMLVEYGQAYASGWGDFTTDDFEEVVGRPPRGVQEFIRDHADAFAAG is encoded by the coding sequence ATGGGCCGCACCCTCCTGATCACCGGAGCCAACGGCAGCGTGTCCAGCGCGCTGCTGAACCACCTGGCCGACTCCGACTTCGAGATCCGCGCCCTGGTGCGCGATCCGGCGAGGGCCGACACCGCTCGTGAGCACGGCGCGCAGGTGTGCGTCGGCGACCTCGACGACGCCCGGTCGCTGCCGGAGGCCTTCGACGGCGTCGACGATCTGTGGCTGCTGACGCCGAACGGTCCGCGCTCGTCGGAGAACAGCATGAACGCCGTGTGGGCCGCGCGGCAGGCCGGCGTGCAGCGGGTCGTGCGGCTGTCCGCGATCGGCGCGGCCAACGACGCACCGACCCGCAGTGGACGGCTGCACGCGCTGTCCGACCACGAACTGCAGGGGTCCGGGATGACCTGGACGATCCTGCGGCCGCACTGGTTCATGCAGAACCTGTTCAACGAGGCCGGCGACATCGCGGCGAACGGCACGTTCTCGCTCAACGCCGGTCACGGGCGCCTCGGCATGATCGACGTCCGGGACATCGCCGCTTTCGCCGCGCGGGTGCTGACCGATCCGGCGGGGCAGCACCACGGGAAGATCTACACGCCGACCGGGCCGGAGTCGCTGTCGTTCACCGAGGTGGCCGAGCGGTTCGGTGCCGTCCTCGGTCGCACGGTCGAATACGCCGCCCACGACGACGAGGCCGAGCGAGCCACCCTGCTGTCCTACGGCGTGCCGCCGTGGATCGCCGACATGCTCGTCGAGTACGGCCAGGCCTACGCGTCCGGGTGGGGCGACTTCACCACCGACGACTTCGAAGAAGTCGTCGGTCGCCCGCCGCGCGGCGTACAGGAGTTCATCCGCGACCACGCCGACGCCTTCGCCGCGGGCTGA